The Manduca sexta isolate Smith_Timp_Sample1 chromosome 24, JHU_Msex_v1.0, whole genome shotgun sequence nucleotide sequence atagtgaCCAATACTATCGCTAGGCAGTGGTTTTTAtgcgatttttatattgaacCATAAGGAAACCTACCATATATATACAAGACTgctaaatgtataatataaatacaatttcgaTGACTTCCAGGTACTCTGATAGaagattttgtatttgattCAAAACCGGGTTCTGGTGCTATTGGGAGCAGAGTATTGCATTGCAGAAATGCACCTTCACCTGGTGCAACATCATCGCTTGCCATTGCAGAAATGATAGCTGACAAAATGaaacaacaatttaatttataaaatttaacagaATGTACATATCCAAATACAACATTTGAAAAGAATAGatatagtatgtatattatataatttaaataaggcaTATTAATGTATATCctgtattgtaataaatctagTGAAGTTTAAAATTATGAGTTGTTAGATGTTGCttctatactttttattattgttatatttcatatttttgccTATAGCATATtcagagaaaaaaaattatatacctacttaatatatgtatacaaaatatatctgcaGACTTCCAATATCTCAAATGGATTATGTAAAATTGACAACCTAAGAAAATCACTTTTGACTTAGGTATAAGTTTACATTTTTACACCCCTTATTCAATCTCAGCTTTATCTTTGcaatgataacaagtctgtttctcagtgctgacagcatggcagccttcacagtgcatagacatagagccgttgtgttGTTGTTGGccgaatctagttggctgtcacaTAAatgaagctgagaaacagacttgttatcacagcaatgctacatccttagataaataatgtctatgaataagggggttagacttGTTTTTATGAATAGGGCATTGTTGCattgaattttaacattaatcacgaaattagaaaatttcatgttttacatttttattgtttgatttcTTTAAATAAGTTGTATGATAAGTGTAAACTATGTTTATATGCAGTAATTTGGTACACAAGGGTGCCAATGGTTGAAGGCGTACAGAAatggaaattgaaaatattacctAAGTAATACCTAAAACCTAAGTAATGCcagctataattatttaaatatttttaaattgtttatccTGCTACACTCTTGTGTCCCCAATTCACACTATATtatggtatattttatgtaaggaTTGCTGTGCATATGTATTAAgttgttaaaaatttaaaataaataaagttgagGCTATACCACTACTTAATATATATGCACATGTTTATATGAATGTTTTATTGaaagttttaatgtattttggttgtagaagtatttttatacatctTATTATGGGTGCTAAAAATTAGTCTTAAAGGAAACAATGGACTGTGGATGGATTCctcatagttttaaatattgtatattgcttttttaaaataaaatttacaaatatcttGGCTTTTCCCACTGCTGTCATGCATATATATAAGGAAAGCATAAACATAACATATCATTTGCTAACTGATAATTGTAATTGATGTTTTGCTTTGAGCCTGTCTATTTCACAGCCTTTTTGACtgattatataacaaaaactgtTGTTGTCTCTTGGTATGTCCTTAGTTATTCAGCTATGACACCATTTTTCGTGAAGTATATGTATTGGAGTCGGAGGTCATATATTGTTGTCAAATGGAATAATATGTTGCTAATAACAACTATGTACTCTGATAATCCAAACATGGaataaactgaaataaaaatgtttatattttatatttatttatttttataaacaaattatgagtaccaaaaaaacacattttgtatataaaacagtctaaaaaataaatgaatctattttgtttttaaaacattaattataaatgaaataaccaCTTACCATATGGTTCACAAAGTCTGTTATGTCTTAAAAAGAAGTATGCTGCACAAGCGAATGATGCTACATTCACTATAAAAGCTCTCCATTTTAACCTCACTGAGTGTCTTTCTCTGAAGCTTATATTTGGTCTTCTTCGATTATTAGTTAGCAAAATGCATATGAATAACATATAGAACACTGAGGTTGCAATGAAAAGTTTAAAACATACTTCATGATATgctggaaaataaattattatcattatataaaacttagactatataattaatacttaaaaatattatgttagcaAAACACCACTAAGGCAAACCTTTTATGCAATatgcttaaaaaaaattgttgaaccAAGCCACAACAGGATAAAGAAAATTGGAAGACGGATTAATGGGATGCAGTCTATGGCTTGtcaatattgatatttgtttggttgaaaatgtaaaaaaacaattaaactttaaGGCAATTAGAATTTCAAGTAGTTGTGCACAGTGCACATACACATTGCATTCATACTGTACAGAACCTTATTGATTTTCTatgcgtataaaaataaataaatgagcaTAATCAAGAAATACCTCCTATAGTGTACCAGGTACCTTAAtaacacaattaattaattggttaaaaaaacatacaaatgcaAGAGAAATAAAGCTGTTGGATATACTTTagtaacaaaatacatattctttgtaattaataaaaaaatatggatacaatgtttttttctccataatatatttttttttgtggaaaatattttttttctatgacaGCAGTATTACatgtataaattaaagtattacATGCTCAATAACAACCTTACTCATAAAATGGAAATGAACAAATTGAATGCGcaactataatatacttacggTAATTTCCAGATGATGTCCAATATGTCAAACCTATTAAAGCTAGAttctcaataatatttaaaattactgctAAGTTAACGACAACCTCACAATTCTCTGATATAACGGTTTTATAGTATTGCCACCGTAAGTAAACTATGTAGAACCTTATAGGAGAGTGGACGTATATTGCTGTTTTCCATATGGAACTTTGTGGTTCGAAATTTCCTATGGATGCAGATATCGAAGGAAGCACATTAGGAACTTTACAGTGTGTGTTATTCGCCTTTTCACTATCCTTATAAATAGTCAACAAAACACATATCACAAAAGCCACCAAGGGTGTGGAAACTGTGAGGAAGCACAGTCTGGCAGGTACTCGTATGATATATTTTCTTTCAGAGCCATTATAAAGtggtaaatacatttaaatttaatggttATTGCCAACGGTTTTTCATCACAAAACACTTGTTTCTCACGGTAATCATCTAATTTTCCAAATTCTGACTTCTGAGTTCTGTCATGTGTAGTTGTCATCAGAAATGTCAATTGTCATGCCcctttattctttttattcatAGCCATGGATACATGTCCTTCAACCGGTCATTTAAATGCCAATTTGTCAGTGTGGCCAACCAAAAATAACTCAAAAGCACCCAAAAGACGGAATTCCTGGACTAGATCCTTACATCTATCCatagatatatatgtactacgtactagatttggctttataaacatttactatgttcaattgaattgaactgcaatccatttaaattgactttagtatggtgtctATATTGACAGtgattgtgtacggagtggaactcataatataagaactcgagtctaagtgtaaacctaataaatattagtcaaataaataaaattattgttcaagtgaataaatgggTTATAACAGTaaagttttggttgccattttagttcagatttcgaacaaatagtttatatgaacgttcatGTTTATAGAATATGCATCTATCATGCCTTGACTTTTCTGTTCTGAGAATTTACGcctacttttttttacattgtcaAATCCATCGCCAGTCAACAAACTTTTGGCCTCATTTCTCAGATATcagacatattatataataatcaaataaattaaatattttgtttttattgtcaaGTAAGAAGGGCATGCATCACGTTAGATCAAATCGTGAATTATCTCTGAGAGTTATCTATAATAAAGCAGTggaccaaagagaatataatatgtGGCAATAGTGGATCTTACAAAAACTTCAAAATTTTGGCGGCTATTTGAAAATACATAACTGATATCTAACATCgatatttatgtacttaattgATAATGGTAATATGTATTACTATTTAAAGTAACTATAGAATAAAACTGATGATGCCAGAAATGTTGTTCCTCTCAGTTCATGAGTTACCTAAAGTTTTTATTGATCAAACTAATCAGATTGTCTTTTACTTACAAATCATGTATTGATCAAACGGCCCATTAGTGATTGTATCGAACTACTTgcttgcttttatatttttaattatttgaccGTGTAATTAgtgtaatattacataatttgtatttataaaatgcgACCTAACCTGATTCAGTAGTGTTCTTTCATTTTAAATAGGTGGTAGGTTTGTTTTTCACtgtatatactttcccacttcTGACCATGGGCCccttttactactgagaggatttaggccctagtccactaCACTGGtctaatgcgggttggtagatATTACATACCTACtcacgaaattcctatagagaattctcAGTTATGTCGGTTCGTACACGTTGTTTCCTTCATCACTAAATTGAacgatattaatttatattcgatACATGCGCAGCTTTGAAAACTCAGAGCCATGACCGTAAATCAGGGGTGGGTCAACGATGGGCGGTTTGGAAGTATTGAGATAGTAcgtatagaatataattaagttaattatttattatgttacagaCAAAGAACATGCACTTTCATGGAGTAAATAAGGGCGGTATATTGCAAAGGTTTGTGAGTCTTGTTCCAACTGCTTGGAAATTTATTGGGCTAGTAGGTATAAGgcaattgttatttaattttttgggTGAATGGAGTAACTTTCCCAATGTACCTACTTAGTAGTATTTTCCTCTAAAACTACTTATTCAACCTCTATGTTACCTGTATGCAAGAAATTACTTACATTATCGCATAGGTCTAGTTAGGTATATGATTGGTATATTGGTTTATAACATCTGTTTGGTCCTTGGTTATATTTTCACCGGCTATAGCTACTAAGTAATTTCGATTCAGatgtatctacaaaatatatttatgagttaggtattattgacaaaatattttctttcagaAGTTCAGTAAAAAAGACAAAAGATGGCTGTAGTAAATTAaacaaggaaataaataaactccGTAACGCCTTTCGCAggactaatttaaaaaatcaggtCATGTTTAAATATAGTCAATCAGTGCATCAAAATAGTTATATACATGATGAAGATCTTTTTTTAAACAGGGATATTAATGAAGCACTTAATGATCCATACATTTCTTTAGGAGATTTACTGAATGAATCTGATGAACTTATTCTAGAAAACGATaaagatttcaaaataaacactaaGTTAAGACCAATGAGGAATCAAACTAGTACCAATGAAACGAAAAAATATCAGCTGGAAGATTGTGTTCCGGAAAACCCCGACgaagaattaaaaacaaacgttATAAGAATTGATTGTACATATGTGGATAAAAGTGCCAGAACTGATTCAATTGAACCGGACGAAAACATTGATGTTAATACAAATGAAATTGACAAAAAACCTTTAGATCCAACAATTTCTGAATTGCAAAGTTTACTTATTATGATGACTTTATCGTCTAAATCTAATTATGATGAAGGCAACGACAACTACGAAAGAGACACAATTGATGAAAAGAGTACACTAAACGAGCCATTATTAGAAAATACTAAAATCAATAAAGAATTTACGGAATGCGAAGATatcaatgaaattttaaatataaagcccATACTTGTTGAAATGAGAAGTTATCAAAAAATAcgaatgaaaaaatatgtagaaaaaTGGAGAAAATATGTACGGAAAAGACAAGAAGTAATTAATCAACAACGACAAATAGCGCTGTCTAACTTTTTCAACAAACTTGAAAAGAAAAAGGCGAATGTTAATCAATCATTAGATTCTGTTAATAAAGCTGCAGCATTAGCGCGAGATTATAGTACTTATCAACATAGGTAATGTGagacttaatttataatttataccattCATGTGTtgcacaataatattaaatatattgcctataattaataataggaTGATTTATCATTGACCATTCAAATTTATCGGccagaatttaattattattttataagaatttgaaATGAATTTAACGTCCATTTTCTTTAAACGTTTAGATACAAAGTTCAGAGGCAAATAATTGCACTACAAAAAGCTAAACTAGAGCAACAAAACAGACTAATAGAAGAgctaaagtataataaaataatagaagcaTCACGGCAGTCAGTCGATACGATGAGAGAGGAAGTTCGTAAAACTTATTATGAGATTGATAGACagttaaaaccaaaaataaaatgtttgacgAATGAGTTGAAGATACCTGAAATAGATGGTAAGTGTAAAACGTttagaagttatttttaaacctaAACTGACGCTTTGCATTTCTAGTTTACGAAAACTTTTTTCCTTAAACGATAGAGAACACATTTCTGCGCCCcaagaaaatcataataatataaaccgcgatgaaatccaaAACATAGTTCTATTTCGATTGGGAGTCACATCTTGGATTATGAAGCCTATGCACGTGCGGTCTTTGTGGCActgtaatagatttttttatattgaacatttGAATTCAGTGAAGTAGCTTGCTTTATGCTGgcactgtataaaaaaatattgggggACATTTAAGAGTGCGGTATCTATACAAGTGGATGCTTAATATCCCGGCATTACGTGTAGGTACCTACGTCGGCGTCCCTGAAGCTCGGGAAACCGGTATCATTCATTTTGCCAATACGGCAGTAGCTACGCCCCTATTAAAACcccagtaatattttttgtttgacttTTATACCTATGTTTTTCACTGCTTTGATTTATTCACTTTTTTGTGAGATGTGAGGATGTCTTACATGCGGAGGTTCGTGAAAGATAATTGTTTAAATCATCGACTGATATAATTTAActccttattttaaatatttagagaCTACAATGTATTCTCTATGTAGTCAATACTAGatgtcttattattattattgaccaCTTTAAGGATTATCGTTATTGCtatatttcgtaatttatattttagttatccCATTTATTTGCAGAATCCACACTTGCATTGCAGTGTTTAAAGGTACCACAATTTTTGCAAAGAATGGAAAAAAGAGCCCGCGAACGGGAGGAAAAGCACGCAATGATCCGTGAACGGCGAAGGCAAATGGAAGAGGAAAGATTAAGATTAAAGCAACAGGCAAGTTCAATTATAGGGACTTTTCTCGTTTATTTGTGAAATAGCTTGAATacagaatttttatattttctacagGCAGAATTAGCTAAAGCTGAAATGGATAAAGACGAGAAGATGAAAAGAATAAAAGAGTTACgggaaaaaagaaagaaagaaaaaattgatGCCATTAGAAGAAAACAATTTACGGAAAGAATGAGAGCGTTAATTGTGATGGCTGATTTGCATTACGAGAAGCATTTACTAATGAAATTCGGTATGAGACCCCTCAAgaggttattaaaaataaaacaggatAATATAGACAAAGCAATATCGCATTACACGTtccaattaaagaaaaatgtattcttGCACTTAATGTGGTACACAGAAGATATGGTATTTGAAAGGAATTTTAAAGCGGAGGAGTTTTATAGAAAAAGGGTTTTGTATAGAGCTTTCGCCTGTTTAAAACAGGtagaatattttctaaattacattttacttaATGGAAGGTAAAATTAAGTTCTAGtttaattgtaacattttatttgcagAATCATCatgaatacgttttaaagaaACAAGTTGCCGAagattattatgatatttacgtCATTCAACTAATGTTTAGAAAGTTTCGGGAAgctatagaaataataaagaagGAAAATCAAGTTAAATGGCAAGCTGTGGTAAATTATTACAACAGGTAATTTGAAGCATTACATTAACGCTTACGATTGTTTATTGATTGTTGTAATTAATGGAAATTCTAATGTTGATATttgttaaatctttttaaatcgTTATACATGTACAGATGTACCTACAGCAATGCACTAATCTAAGTAATTCACATTTTTTGCAGTAACATCATGTTCAAAATTTTTACGTCCTGGAGAACACTTCCAGCTTTGAACGCATTGCAAAGAGAACAGGAAGCTCGGAAGGCGAGGTGGAGACTAAAGGTTCTACAGGTTGTTCCAGATTACACTCCGCCTGACAATTAGGAATACTTGGTGGCAAGcaaaatcacatttttttttatcatgacaGAAATGTGACTGTATTACTTATTATGTCAAAATTGATTTCTCAAAAAATTTCATGGCCTTTAATAATGTTTCTCTGTTAATCCTATGGTTTTCACACTAcaccagtttaaaaaaaaactactgtagctataatttagtaataagtaataattaactAGATAACTGACCTGATTAGTTCCGTTGTCTCATAGAAAACCGATGTGAATGGCAGCCATACTATTTTGTTCCTTAAGATGCATTCTTTCTGTTTCTTAGTAATTACTTTCAAGTTCAGCAACGGATAAATCCCTATGGCATTGCACGTATTTTTGGACGACAGAGGTACCTTTTATCTTCTATTCTATCGGCCTACTGTTATCAAAAT carries:
- the LOC115449336 gene encoding post-GPI attachment to proteins factor 2, with the protein product MYLPLYNGSERKYIIRVPARLCFLTVSTPLVAFVICVLLTIYKDSEKANNTHCKVPNVLPSISASIGNFEPQSSIWKTAIYVHSPIRFYIVYLRWQYYKTVISENCEVVVNLAVILNIIENLALIGLTYWTSSGNYPYHEVCFKLFIATSVFYMLFICILLTNNRRRPNISFRERHSVRLKWRAFIVNVASFACAAYFFLRHNRLCEPYVYSMFGLSEYIVVISNILFHLTTIYDLRLQYIYFTKNGVIAE
- the LOC115449344 gene encoding coiled-coil domain-containing protein 191 isoform X2 is translated as MFKYSQSVHQNSYIHDEDLFLNRDINEALNDPYISLGDLLNESDELILENDKDFKINTKLRPMRNQTSTNETKKYQLEDCVPENPDEELKTNVIRIDCTYVDKSARTDSIEPDENIDVNTNEIDKKPLDPTISELQSLLIMMTLSSKSNYDEGNDNYERDTIDEKSTLNEPLLENTKINKEFTECEDINEILNIKPILVEMRSYQKIRMKKYVEKWRKYVRKRQEVINQQRQIALSNFFNKLEKKKANVNQSLDSVNKAAALARDYSTYQHRYKVQRQIIALQKAKLEQQNRLIEELKYNKIIEASRQSVDTMREEVRKTYYEIDRQLKPKIKCLTNELKIPEIDESTLALQCLKVPQFLQRMEKRAREREEKHAMIRERRRQMEEERLRLKQQAELAKAEMDKDEKMKRIKELREKRKKEKIDAIRRKQFTERMRALIVMADLHYEKHLLMKFGMRPLKRLLKIKQDNIDKAISHYTFQLKKNVFLHLMWYTEDMVFERNFKAEEFYRKRVLYRAFACLKQNHHEYVLKKQVAEDYYDIYVIQLMFRKFREAIEIIKKENQVKWQAVVNYYNSNIMFKIFTSWRTLPALNALQREQEARKARWRLKVLQVVPDYTPPDN
- the LOC115449344 gene encoding coiled-coil domain-containing protein 191 isoform X1 — its product is MTKNMHFHGVNKGGILQRSSVKKTKDGCSKLNKEINKLRNAFRRTNLKNQVMFKYSQSVHQNSYIHDEDLFLNRDINEALNDPYISLGDLLNESDELILENDKDFKINTKLRPMRNQTSTNETKKYQLEDCVPENPDEELKTNVIRIDCTYVDKSARTDSIEPDENIDVNTNEIDKKPLDPTISELQSLLIMMTLSSKSNYDEGNDNYERDTIDEKSTLNEPLLENTKINKEFTECEDINEILNIKPILVEMRSYQKIRMKKYVEKWRKYVRKRQEVINQQRQIALSNFFNKLEKKKANVNQSLDSVNKAAALARDYSTYQHRYKVQRQIIALQKAKLEQQNRLIEELKYNKIIEASRQSVDTMREEVRKTYYEIDRQLKPKIKCLTNELKIPEIDESTLALQCLKVPQFLQRMEKRAREREEKHAMIRERRRQMEEERLRLKQQAELAKAEMDKDEKMKRIKELREKRKKEKIDAIRRKQFTERMRALIVMADLHYEKHLLMKFGMRPLKRLLKIKQDNIDKAISHYTFQLKKNVFLHLMWYTEDMVFERNFKAEEFYRKRVLYRAFACLKQNHHEYVLKKQVAEDYYDIYVIQLMFRKFREAIEIIKKENQVKWQAVVNYYNSNIMFKIFTSWRTLPALNALQREQEARKARWRLKVLQVVPDYTPPDN